A genomic stretch from Pochonia chlamydosporia 170 chromosome 4, whole genome shotgun sequence includes:
- a CDS encoding ABC transporter (similar to Coccidioides immitis RS XP_001240143.1), whose product MTSEKSNAVDGNHATNNLTSSTTSNMNDAGRGEVLSSTPNPNHEVHHETNDNASNSSTYSTGTSTSSNSIEERPKTISRRRTIQNEDDLFRVLSRRRTSATDGSQGNDEEESQEIERLVSQMFGQKRQQQSEEEQTRHSGVIFRNLTVRGVGLGAMLQPTVGDVFLSLPRIVGNFFRKLSERGESGASSAFKAAVAKPPVRELISDFNGCVRPGELLLVLGRPGSGCSTFLKAFCNQRSGFEGVEGDVTYGGTGAGEMAKNFRGEVIYNPEDDLHYATLSVKRTLSFALQTRTPGKESRLEGESRQDYVKEFLRVVTKLFWIEHTLGTKVGNEFIRGVSGGERKRVSIAEAMVTRASVQGWDNSSKGLDASTALEYVRSIRIMTNMADVSTAVSLYQAGESLFQLVDKVLLIDEGKCIYFGPAECAKKYFQDLGFECPERWTTPDFLTSVTDKHERNVRDGWEDRIPRSAQDFADIYKNSQIFRDTLADMDDFESTTKKLEEERLQNQSEKTRTKNYTLPFHQQVIACTKRQFLVMTGDKASLFGKWGGLIFQGLIVGSLFFNLQPTAAGAFPRGGTLFFLLLFNALLALAEQTAAFESKPILLKHKSFSFYRPAAFAIAQTVVDVPLVFIQVVMFNIIIYFMANLARTASQFFICTLILWMVTMVTYAFFRTISAWCKTLDSATRFTGISIQILVVYTGYLIPPDSMHPWFSWLRWINWIQYGFECLMANEFTGLDLQCVPPYLIPQVPGATPQHQSCALKGSVPGRTSVDGGQYIEEAFSYSRSHLWRNFGFLWAFFIFFVSLTALGMEMMKPNAGGGAITVFKRGQVPKRLEKSIETGGRKGVDEEAGHTGEMPASASGESDEKNGHDGNTMKQVAKNETVFTFQNVNYTIPYEGGERKLLQDVQGYVRPGKLTALMGASGAGKTTLLNALAQRIDFGTVTGDFLVDGRPLPKSFQRATGFAEQMDIHEPTATVREALQFSALLRQPRETPRKEKLDYCETIINLLEMQDIAGAVIGKVGGGLNAEQRKRLTIGVELASKPELLMFLDEPTSGLDSGAAFNIVRFLRKLADAGQAVLCTIHQPSAVLFEHFDELLLLKSGGRVVFHGPLGHDSQNLIQYLESNGAHKCPPDANPAEYMLEVIGAGDPNYHGKDWGDVWAQSEEHGKRSSEISDMIEKRKNVEPSEYLKDDREYATPLSLQTWTVVKRSFVSFWRTPNYIVGKFMLHILTGLFNCFTFWRLGYSQIDYQNRLFSVFMTLTISPPLIQQLQPVFLHSRNIFQSRENNAKIYSWFAWVTAAVVVEIPYAIVAGGVYFCCWWWGIFGTRVSSFTSGFSFLLVLLFELYYVSFGQAIASFAPNDLLASLLVPIFFLFVVSFCGVVVPPTQLPTFWREWMYWLSPFHYLLEGFLGAAIHDQPVKCADNELARFSPPAGQSCQGYAGPFIKQAGGYVQNGSGGMCEFCQYATGDEFGKGFSVYYDHIWRDFGIFCGFIAFNYGVIYFATWLRFKGGNLKRLFAKRKVANA is encoded by the exons TAAGTCGTCGACGAACAATACAAAACGAAGATGACTTGTTCAGAGTTCTCTCCCGCAGAAGAACGTCCGCAACAGATGGGAGCCAAggcaatgatgaagaagaatcaCAAGAAATAGAGCGCCTCGTGTCCCAAATGTTTGGTCAGAAGCGCCAGCAACAGagtgaagaagagcaaacaAGACACAGCGGTGTCATCTTTCGGAACCTGACCGTTCGTGGCGTGGGACTTGGGGCGATGCTCCAACCAACAGTTGGCGATGTCTTCCTCTCGTTGCCCCGAATAGTTGGCAACTTCTTCAGGAAACTGTCAGAAAGAGGGGAATCTGGGGCAAGCTCAGCTTTCAAAGCAGCAGTCGCTAAACCGCCTGTTCGGGAGCTGATTAGTGACTTTAATGGCTGTGTCCGCCCCGGAGAGttgcttcttgttctcgGCCGCCCGGGGTCTGGTTGTTCCACGTTCCTCAAGGCGTTTTGCAACCAGCGATCGGGGTTTGAGGGAGTCGAAGGCGATGTGACCTATGGAGGAACCGGTGCGGGGGAGATGGCGAAAAACTTTCGTGGTGAGGTCATCTACAACCCTGAAGATGATTTGCACTATGCTACACTTTCTGTGAAGAGAACACTCTCCTTTGCGTTGCAGACAAGGACTCCAGGCAAAGAATCCCGTCTTGAGGGTGAGAGCCGTCAAGATTACGTCAAGGAGTTTTTGCGAGTCGTCACGAAGCTGTTTTGGATTGAACATACGCTTGGCACCAAAGTTGGCAATGAGTTTATCCGCGGAGTGTCAGGAGGAGAGCGAAAGCGGGTTAGTATTGCAGAAGCAATGGTCACTCGCGCCTCGGTCCAAGGATGGGACAACTCTAGCAAGGGGCTGGACGCAAGTACTGCTCTCGAATATGTCAGGTCGATTCGAATAATGACCAACATGGCCGATGTATCTACCGCCGTGTCTCTATACCAGGCAGGAGAGTCACTCTTCCAACTCGTTGACAAGGTACTGCTCATCGACGAGGGAAAATGCATTTATTTCGGTCCAGCTGAGTGTGCAAAGAAGTACTTCCAGGATCTTGGCTTCGAGTGTCCTGAACGTTGGACGACCCCCGATTTCTTGACTTCTGTCACCGACAAACATGAGAGGAACGTCCGGGATGGATGGGAAGACCGTATACCACGGTCTGCACAGGATTTTGCGGACATTTACAAAAACAGTCAAATATTCCGCGATACCTTggctgacatggatgactttgaGTCTACTacgaagaagctggaggaagagagacTGCAGAACCAATCTGAGAAGACGCGGACCAAAAATTACACTCTGCCTTTCCACCAACAAGTCATTGCTTGTACAAAACGCCAGTTTCTAGTCATGACTGGAGACAAGGCATCTTTGTTTGGAAAATGGGGCGGTTTGATATTCCAAGGTCTGATTGTTGGCAGtctcttcttcaatcttcAGCCAACTGCGGCTGGAGCGTTTCCCAGAGGAGGAACCCTGTTTTTCCTCCTCTTGTTTAATGCActtttggctctggcagAGCAGACGGCTGCTTTCGAATCCAAGCCTATTCTACTGAAGCATAAATCGTTTTCCTTCTATCGTCCGGCCGCATTTGCCATTGCCCAAACTGTTGTGGATGTGCCTCTGGTATTCATCCAGGTCGTCATGTTTAATATTATCATCTATTTCATGGCGAATCTTGCGAGAACTGCGTCTCAGTTCTTTATCTGTACCCTCATCTTGTGGATGGTTACCATGGTCACGTATGCATTCTTTCGTACGATATCTGCGTGGTGCAAGACGCTTGACTCGGCCACCCGGTTCACTGGTATCTCCATCCAGATTCTAGTCGTATATACTGGTTATCTTATACCCCCTGACTCGATGCATCCATGGTTCAGCTGGCTCAGGTGGATCAATTGGATTCAGTACGGCTTTGAGTGCCTTATGGCGAATGAGTTTACGGGCCTGGATCTCCAGTGTGTTCCTCCGTATCTGATTCCGCAAGTTCCTGGCGCGACACCACAGCATCAGTCTTGCGCGCTCAAAGGGAGTGTTCCTGGAAGAACGTCAGTCGATGGCGGCCAGTATATTGAGGAGGCGTTTTCATACTCGAGATCACATCTGTGGCGCAACTTTGGGTTCTTGTGGGcgttcttcatcttctttgtgTCTCTTACTGCATTGGgaatggagatgatgaagccGAATGCCGGAGGGGGCGCTATCACGGTGTTTAAGAGAGGCCAAGTTCCGAAGCGGTTGGAGAAGAGTATAGAAACCGGAGGGAGAAAGggggttgatgaggaagcTGGGCATACGGGTGAGATGCCTGCTTCTGCAAGTGGCGAAAGTGATGAGAAGAATGGGCATGACGGGAACACCATGAAGCAGGTGGCAAAGAACGAGACCGTTTTTACGTTTCAAAACGTCAACTATACGATTCCGTATGAGGGAGGGGAGAGAAAGCTTCTGCAGGATGTACAAGGATATGTGCGGCCTGGAAAATTAACTGCCCTGATGGGTGCATCTG GTGCCGGCAAGACAACTCTTCTCAACGCACTTGCTCAACGTATAGACTTTGGCACAGTTACAGGCGATTTTTTAGTTGATGGAAGGCCGTTACCAAAGTCGTTCCAGAGAGCGACTGGCTTTGCTGAACAGATGGATATCCATGAACCGACAGCAACGGTGCGAGAAGCACTCCAATTCTCAGCTTTGCTACGCCAACCACGAGAAACACCACGAAAAGAGAAACTCGACTATTGCGAAACAATCATAAACCTTCTTGAAATGCAAGATATTGCCGGCGCTGTCATCGGCAAAGTCGGGGGAGGACTCAACGCCGAGCAGCGAAAGCGACTCACGATAGGTGTCGAGCTTGCTTCAAAGCCAGAGTTGCTCATGTTCCTGGACGAGCCAACGTCAGGTCTTGACTCTGGTGCTGCGTTCAATATTGTACGATTTCTTCGAAAACTCGCTGATGCGGGACAAGCTGTGCTGTGTACTATACATCAGCCCTCGGCTGTTTTGTTTGAGCATTTCGACGAGTTGCTGCTtctgaagtctggtggccgAGTTGTCTTCCACGGGCCCTTGGGCCACGACAGCCAGAACCTTATTCAGTACCTGGAGTCGAATGGGGCACATAAATGTCCGCCAGACGCAAACCCTGCTGAGTACATGCTTGAGGTtattggagctggagacCCGAACTATCATGGCAAGGATTGGGGTGATGTTTGGGCGCAGTCCGAGGAGCATGGCAAACGATCCAGCGAAATATCTGACATGATTGAGAAACGTAAGAACGTTGAGCCATCGGAATATCTCAAGGACGACCGCGAATATGCCACGCCGTTGTCGCTTCAGACATGGACTGTGGTCAAGCGCTCTTTTGTGTCTTTCTGGAGAACTCCAAACTACATCGTTGGAAAGTTCATGCTACATATCCTAACTGGCCTCTTCAACTGCTTCACCTTTTGGAGATTGGGATACTCGCAGATCGACTACCAAAACAGgctcttctccgtcttcatgACGCTTACCATCTCACCACCGCTCATTCAGCAACTCCAACCCGTTTTCCTACATTCCCGCAACATCTTCCAGTCCCGAGAGAACAATGCCAAGATATACTCCTGGTTCGCCTGGGTCACCGCAGCAGTAGTTGTCGAAATCCCATACGCAATAGTAGCCGGTGGCGTCTATTtctgctgttggtggtggggAATCTTTGGCACCAGAGTCTCAAGCTTCACCTCGGGATtttccttcctcctcgtTCTTCTTTTCGAGCTGTACTACGTCAGTTTCGGCCAAGCAATAGCCTCTTTTGCCCCGAATGATCTTCTCGCGTCGTTGCTCGTGCCGATATTCTTCCTCTTTGTCGTCAGTTtctgtggtgttgtcgtACCGCCTACGCAGCTTCCTACCTTCTGGAGAGAGTGGATGTACTGGCTGTCGCCTTTTCACTACCTTCTTGAAGGATTTCTTGGCGCCGCAATTCACGATCAACCTGTGAAATGCGCGGATAACGAACTGGCTCGCTTTTCCCCGCCCGCCGGCCAGTCGTGTCAGGGGTATGCTGGGCCGTTCATCAAGCAGGCTGGAGGTTACGTGCAGAacgggtctggtggcatgtGTGAGTTTTGTCAATATGCTACTGGCGATGAGTTTGGAAAAGGCTTCTCGGTTTACTACGACCATATATGGAGAGACTTTGGTATCTTTTGCGGGTTTATCGCCTTTAACTATGGCGTCATCTACTTTGCTACGTGGCTGAGGTTCAAGGGCGGGAATTTGAAGAGACTCTTTGCAAAGAGAAAGGTAGCAAATGCCTAA
- a CDS encoding cation transporter (similar to Neosartorya fischeri NRRL 181 XP_001261209.1), which translates to MWYATLNFITLHYAYIFFIGILSIPFLYAEGNMSAIDAYFMGSSASTESGLNVVDLNEIRLYQQLYLYFASFLTQMGFMNILVVMIRLRWFKKHLNRFGPDILQARRRRNANSSEELTDFEQGEPKTYFLATDTKVHSIDGEADIKFCNQPSGVVGDSITEKFEGLYGKETRPCSLFREKRLHPSTQHISCNPSVDDITHPKDATLFIPGFQEHEHGLPVVELTSSGSESKEEIVDNLTKKDRNELGGLEYRSIKLLLKVVIGYYFGVYLFGAIGLVGWIRHADPKYTAHSDGFAQDKIWWAFYTSQSVFDNLGFTLTPDSLVFFQDSQWVMFWLTLLTVAGNTLYPVFLRSILWIMSKIVPRGSSTRESLEYLLNHPRRCNTLLFPSGTTWALFAIIIALNILGTVVLLVLDMHNPEFTRLSMGQRTAAALFQSAAARHTGAASFMLSNLSPGSQFTLLVMMYISAFPIAISIRASNTYEEKSLGQYSQDPVYREDRGVSYLLRHMQEQLGFDLWYVFLALFCLSVSEADKIADLNKPAFSFFAIFFEVVSGYGGVGLSLGYPGINSALSTKFSTVGKVVMCATMLRGRHRGLPYALDRAIMLPDEQFAEDSTVHESTGE; encoded by the exons ATGTGGTATGCAACTTTAAACTTTATCACTTTGCATT ATGCCtacatcttcttcattggcATCCTTTCCATACCGTTTCTGTACGCGGAAGGGAATATGTCCGCCATCGACGCCTACTTCATGGGCTCCAGTGCTTCCACAGAGTCCGGATTGAACGT CGTTGATCTGAACGAGATAAGGCTCTACCAACAACTGTATTTGTATTTCGCATCATTTTTGACACAAATGGGGTTCATGAACATTCTGGTGGTCATGATTCGCCTTCGTTGGTTTAAGAAACATCTGAATCGTTTCG GCCCTGATATTCTTCAAGcccgaagaagacgaaatgCGAATTCCTCTGAGGAACTAACAGACTTTGAACAAGGAGAACCTAAGACATATTTTCTTGCCACAGATACGAAGGTACACTCTATCGATGGTGAAGCGGACATTAAGTTTTGCAATCAGCCctctggtgttgttggcgacTCGATCACTGAAAAGTTTGAGGGCTTATATGGCAAGGAAACTAGACCTTGCTCGCTTTTCAGGGAAAAGAGACTACACCCAAGCACCCAACATATTTCTTGCAACCCGTCGGTAGATGATATCACACACCCCAAGGACGCCACTTTGTTTATACCCGGATTTCAAGAACATGAGCATG GGCTCCCTGTAGTTGAGTTGACCAGCTCAGGGTCCgaaagcaaggaagaaatTGTCGATAACCTGACTAAGAAAGACCGTAACGAACTAGGCGGGTTAGAATACAGGAGTATAAAACTTCTACTCAAAGTAGTTATTG GCTACTATTTCGGAGTCTATTTATTCGGAGCCATTGGCTTGGTAGGATGGATACGACATGCTGATCCCAAATACACCGCGCATTCAGATGGATTTGCTCAGGACAAGATCTGGTG GGCATTTTATACTTCACAATCCGTCTTCGACAACTTAGGATTTACCCTCACCCCCGACTCACTGGTATTCTTTCAAGACTCCCAATGGGTTATGTTCTGGTTAACTCTGCTTACCGTTGCTGGCAACACTCTCTACCCAGTGTTTCTTCGCTCAATCCTGTGGATCATGTCCAAGATTGTACCGCGAGGCTCTTCCACAAGGGAGTCACTGGAATATTTGCTGAATCATCCTCGCCGATGCAATACACTTCTATTCCCTAGTGGAACCACATGGGCCTTGTTCGCTATCATCATCGCTCTCAACATTCTCGGTACTGTGGTTCTTCTGGTGTTGGACATGCACAACCCAGAATTCACTCGCTTATCCATGGGCCAGAGAACGGCGGCAGCTCTCTTCCAGtctgcagcagcaagacATACCGGTGCAGCTTCATTCATGCTGTCAAATCTTAGTCCCGGGTCTCAGTTTACACTGTTGGTCATGATGTATATTTCTGCCTTTCCCATTGCGATAAGCATTCGCGCCTCAAATACCTACGAAGAAAAGTCTCTGGGGCAATACTCACAGGACCCTGTTTACAGAGAGGATCGAGGGGTGTCTTACTTACTGCGACATATGCAGGAACAACTCGGGTTTGACCTGTGGTACGTCTTTTTGGCGTTGTTCTGCCTCAGTGTATCAGAAGCTGATAAAATTGCGGATCTTAATAAACCG gctttctctttctttgccatatttTTTGAAGTGGTTTCAGGGTA TGGTGGTGTCGGCCTGAGTCTGGGTTATCCTGGCATTAATTCTGCATTGTCAACAAAATTTTCGACCGTCGGGAAAGTTGTCATGTGTGCTACGATGCTTCGTGGCAGACATCGCGGATTGCCGTATGCCTTGGACAGAGCGATCATGCTTCCGGACGAGCAATTTGCAGAGGATTCTACCGTACATGAGTCTACTGGAGAGTAA
- a CDS encoding BTB/POZ domain-containing protein: MASESPASEPNPKVVRHTIDPEGDVILVLSNPGAPFAPWNPDEDHPCAVKLPEELQEDFPLDIYFLLSAGSKTAKVTADSDSGKKTAVNGQQAATTDSDSEGSNEKKTIEIRYRVNSACLRLASPYFKKLFSGSWRETITKKKGLFYVTAQDWDPTALLLLMNIFHCQGQKILWNIDLEMLAKLAALADYYLCATYIRHYAMRWRALLDIDLSKATHSRPALLLLFSAITFEWDDTFTKLTAAIMWHSHGPIQTLGLPFPQPILDAINNRRVERLDQNAEAIAKIKQFLKVRAPCSVFECTVLRHGVFRVDIYSKKIHPKLMKECKDGYSIAEVLNAFKNLR; this comes from the exons ATGGCCTCTGAATCGCCAGCTTCTGAGCCCAACCCGAAGGTGGTCAGGCACACGATTGATCCCGAAGGAGACGTTATCCTCGTTCTTTCAAACCCTGGTGCACCTTTTGCACCCTGGAATCCAGATGAAGACCACCCATGCGCAGTAAAGCTCCCAGAAGAGCTTCAAGAGGACTTCCCTCTAGATATTTACTTTCTGCTCTCTGCTGGATCAAAGACGGCGAAAGTCACAGCCGACAGTGATTCAGGCAAAAAGACAGCCGTCAATGGTCAACAGGCAGCGACAACAGACTCAGATTCTGAAGGCTCCAACGAGAAGAAAACAATCGAAATACGATATCGAGTAAATTCCGCGTGCTTGAGACTCGCGTCTCCGTACTTCAAAAAACTTTTCAGCGGAAGCTGGCGGGAGACAATAACGAAAAAGAAAGGCCTTTTCTATGTGACGGCTCAGGATTGGGACCCAactgcccttcttctcctgaTGAACATTTTTCACTGTCAAGGCCAGAAAATTCTGTGGAACATTGATCTTGAGATGCTTGCCAAATTAGCAGCACTGGCGGACTATTACCTTTGCGCCACGTATATCCGGCATTATGCTATGCGGTGGAGGGCGCTACTCGACATTGATCTATCCAAGGCCACACACTCTAGGCCGGCGCTCCTTCTTTTGTTCTCTGCTATTACGTTCGAATGGGATGATACCTTCACCAAGTTAACTGCTGCAATAATGTGGCACAGCCACGGACCTATACAAACCTTGGGTCTCCCATTTCCCCAGCCTATCCTTG ATGCAATCAACAACAGGAGAGTTGAGCGACTCGACCAAAATGCAGAAGCAATTGCAAAGATAAAGCAATTTCTAAAAGTGCGTGCACCCTGCAGCGTCTTCGAATGTACAGTACTGCGTCATGGAGTATTCAGGGTGGACATTTACAGCAAAAAGATCCACCCCAAGTTGATGAAGGAATGCAAGGACGGATACAGTATTGCTGAGGTTTTAAATGCGTTTAAAAATCTCCGCTAG
- a CDS encoding phospholipase D (similar to Metarhizium acridum CQMa 102 XP_007808303.1), with protein MVLLSKLTSLCTLATLISCTQVPTVKGTPAESVDINMQKPGNLTKMIDIDPGITPNPFYAIAYRTLSSKSVKKAIKVGANALHLDVVPRVDDHVPPGKFGWFTERDDKSPTKKGRKVKGIFDTIAGQRKKGKNITFVWLAVHNPDFCTPHYHYCSFAALRDLAREILQPKGIHVLYGFPSVESEAYKSIQGDLNDLEAVSINGQDGEVKAAFEQYGPKNVTKRIMSYGYKKPAFHFGNCTEERYYICSELKKGAESKSEIGKTFGWTLVTRQTYFAYKLMEVNVDGLVFGFRYTEFGDSDRTRSALRFMKNWVERHPHVRYMATNDDKPWAKSRY; from the coding sequence ATGGTTCTCTTGTCCAAACTCACAAGCCTTTGTACGCTCGCCACGCTCATTTCCTGTACCCAAGTCCCTACCGTCAAGGGAACTCCCGCCGAGAGTGtcgacatcaacatgcaGAAACCAGGCAATCTCACCAAAATGATAGACATTGATCCCGGTATCACGCCCAACCCATTTTACGCCATCGCCTATAGAACTCTTTCTTCGAAAAGCGTCAAGAAGGCCATAAAAGTAGGAGCCAACGCCTTACACCTAGATGTCGTTCCGAGGGTAGACGACCACGTTCCACCAGGAAAATTCGGATGGTTCACAGAACGCGATGATAAATCTCCCACAAAGAAAGGAcgcaaagtcaaaggcaTCTTTGATACCATTGCGGGACAGCGCAAAAAAGGCAAGAACATCACCTTTGTCTGGCTGGCCGTTCATAACCCGGATTTCTGCACGCCTCACTACCATTATTGTTCGTTCGCGGCGCTTCGGGACCTTGCACGCGAGATTTTGCAGCCCAAGGGCATACATGTGCTTTATGGATTTCCTTCCGTGGAGAGTGAAGCGTACAAGTCTATTCAGGGTGACTTGAATGACTTGGAGGCAGTCAGCATCAACGGGCAGGACGGGGAGGTCAAGGCTGCGTTTGAGCAGTATGGGCCTAAGAACGTCACCAAGCGGATCATGTCGTATGGATACAAGAAGCCGGCGTTTCATTTTGGCAACTGCACAGAAGAGAGATATTATATTTGCTCGGAGCTAAAGAAGGGTGCTGAGAGTAAGAGTGAAATTGGGAAGACGTTCGGCTGGACGCTGGTGACTCGACAGACTTACTTCGCTTATAAGTTGATGGAGGTGAACGTTGATGGTCTGGTTTTCGGCTTCAGGTACACTGAGTTTGGGGACTCTGACCGCACGCGTTCTGCGTTGAGGTTTATGAAGAACTGGGTTGAAAGACATCCGCATGTTCGGTACATGGCAACTAACGATGATAAGCCCTGGGCGAAGAGCAGGTATTAG